The Oncorhynchus nerka isolate Pitt River unplaced genomic scaffold, Oner_Uvic_2.0 unplaced_scaffold_909, whole genome shotgun sequence DNA segment gtgttagctagtttatttacggttagtgttagctagtttatatacggttagctagtttatatacggttagtgttagctagtttatttacggttagtgttagctagtttatatacggttagtgttagctagtttatatacggttagtgttagctagtttatatacggttagtgttagctagtttatatacggttagggttagctagtttatacacggttagggttagctagtttatatacggttagtgttagctagtttatatacggttagtgttagctagtttatatacggttagtgttagctagtttatatacggttagctagtttatatacggttagggttagctagtttatatacggttagctagtttatatacggttagggttagctagtttatacacggttagggttagctagtttatatacggttagtgttagctagtttatatacggttagtgttagctagtttatatacggttagtgttagctagtttatatacggttagggttagctagtttatacacggttagggttagctagtttatatacggttagtgttagctagtttatatacggttagtgttagctagtttatatacggttagtgttagctagtttatatacggttagctagtttatatacggttagggttagctagtttatatacggttagtgttagctagtttatatacggttagggttagctagtttatatacggttagtgttagctagtttatatacggttagtgttagctagtttatatacggttagtgttagctaatttatatacggttagtgttagctagtttatatacggttagtgttagctagtttatatacggttagctagtttatatacggttagggttagctagtttatatacggttagctagtttatatacggttagggttagctagtttatatacggttagggttagctagtttatatacggttagctagtttatatacggttagggttagctagtttatatacggttagggttagctagtttatatacggagcaaagaacacaagcatttcgttacacgcacaataatatctgctaaatatgtttgtgaccaataacattttattttatttgaccctcTACCCTAACCTTCCCtaaccaccctcccctccaccctaactCTCCTCCACCCTAAACCTCACCTTCCATTCCCTCTACCGTAACCCTccccaccctaaccctcaccttccattctctccacccttccctccaGCTGTATACGACATGTTTACGATATGTGGTGATGTTGATATGCTGGAAGAGCTTTGACAGCTCCTAGCCCTGCCTCGTCTTTCCCTACCCTAGTGTACTGCACAGgactctagtccagtctagtgtACTGCATAGgactctagtccagtctagtgtACTGCACAGgactctagtccagtctagtgtactgcatagggctctagtccagtctagtgtactgcatagggctctagtccagtctagtgtACTGCATAGgactctagtccagtctagtgtACTGCATAGgactctagtccagtctagtgtACTGCATAGgactctagtccagtctagtgtACTGCATAGgactctagtccagtctagtgtACTGCATTGGgctctagtccagtctagtgtATTGCATATGgctctagtccagtctagtgtactgcatagggctctagtccagtctagtgtactgcatagggctctagtccagtctagtgtactgcatagggctctagtccagtctagtgtACTGCATAGgactctagtccagtctagtgtACTGCATAGgactctagtccagtctagtgtACTGCATATGgctctagtccagtctagtgtACTGCATAGgactctagtccagtctagtgtACTGCATAGGACTCTAGTCCAGCTCTCAGCCCTGCCTCTTCTTTCCCTACCCTAGTGTACTGCATAGGGCTCTAGTCCAGCTCTCAGCCCTGCCTCTTCTTTCCCTACCCTCATGGTTTGACTGTCCAACACCATACCTCCTGTCGTTGCTTATTTATCATTTCAGCTATATTGCTATAGCTTGTTGCCTGAGgctggggagggacagagatCAGGCTGGGGAGGTGTCAGAGGGAACATGCCTCTAAGGTGGATCAGTGTCATGTGGGTGATCATCCAGGTATGATACATGAGGTAAACATTAAGTTCTGTGCACATGGGGCTGTCTTTTAGCACGCATCATACTGGTGTAGATGGCTTTGTTTCACCGCTATCCTTTGTACCAaattactatactgaacaaaaattaaAACGCAACTTGTaaattgttggtcccatgtttcaggagctgaaataaaatataccagaaatgttccatatgcacaaaaagcttatttctctcattttgtgaACAAATATATGTACctccctttgccaagataatccatctgcctgacaggtgtggtatatcaagaagctgattaaacagcatgatcattacacaggtgcaccttgtgctgggaaaaaTACAAGGCCActctgaaatgtgcagttttgtcacacaactcaatgccacagatgtctcaagttctgAGGGAGCGTGTGcatctgcaggaatgtccaccagagctgaatgttcatttctctaccacaagccaCCACCAAAGTTGTTTTAGAATAATTTGGCAGTAGGTCCAACCGGCCTCGCAAACCACAGGctacatgtaaccacgccagcccaggacctccacatctggcttcttcgcCTGCGGTATCgtcagagaccagccacccggacagctgatgatactggatttgcacaaccaaagaaatTCTGCGCAAACTGTCAAACTGTCtctgggaagctcatctgcgtactCGTCGTctgcaccagggtcttgacctgactgcaattTGGCGTTATAACCGACTtaagtgggcaaatgctcaccttcgatgtccACTGGCACGCTGGCGATGTGTGATCTCCaaggatgaatcccggtttcaactgtactgggcacaTTGCAGACAGCGCGTAcggcgttgtgtgggtgagcagttttctgatgtcaacgttgtgaacatggtggcggtggggttatggtatgggcaggtgtgctaagacaacgaacacaactgcattttatctatggcaattcGACTgcgcagagataccgtgacgagatcctgaggcccattgtcgtgccatttctcctccttcacctcatgtttcagcatgataatacacagagataccgtgacaagatcctgaggcccattgtcgtgccattcatcctcctccatcacctcatgtttcagcatgataatgcacagagataccgtgacgagatcctgaggcccattgtcgtgccattcatcctcctccatcacctcatgtttcagcatgataatgcacagagataccatgatgagatcctgaggcccattgtcgtgccattcatcctcctccatcacctcatgtttcagcatgataatgcacgccacgtgtcgcaaggatctgtacacaattcctagaagctgaaaatgtccagtTCTTACGTggcttgcatactcaccagaaatgtcacccattgagcatgtttgggacgcTCTgggtcgacgtgtacgacagGGTGTTCCAGTTCCTCCATACTCACCAgaaatgtcacccattgagcatgtttgggatgctctgggtcgaCGTGAACGACAGGGTGTTCCAGTTCCTCCAtagtcaccagacatgtcacccattgagcatgtttgggatgctctgggtcgaCGTGAACGACAGGCTGTTCCAGTTCCTCCAtagtcaccagacatgtcacccattgagcatgtttgggatgctctgggtcgacgtgaacgacagtgtgttccagttcctccgtactcaccagaaatgtcacccgttgagcatgtttgggatgctctgggtcgaCGTGAACGACAgaatgttccagttcccaccaatatccagcaacttcgcacagccattgaagaggagtgggacaacattccacaggccagaattaatcaactctatgagaaggaaatgtctcgctgcatgaggcaaatggtggtcacaccagataatgACTGATTTTCTattccacgcccctacctttttatttaaggggaccaacagatgcatgtctgtattcccagtcatgtgaaatccatagattagggctgaatgaatttatttcaattgactgatttccttatgaactgtagcTGAGTAAAATTTtcgaaattgttgcatttatattttttgtaaaGTATATAACGTTCACTGCTGCTGCTTTACCTGCAGTCTAACACTAAGCAACCAGTCTAGGGTTCCTTTGTAGcgcagttggtagagcatggtgcttgtaaaCGCCAGAGTAATGAGTTTGATTCCCAGGTCCACATACATTAGATTTCTGCACGCATGTCTAAGCTCATTTGGATAAAAGCTTCTGCCAAATGTCTTATTATATGAACATTTGTTGTTATTTTATGTGAGTGGGAAAGCACAGAGTTATTTATGTAGAGGTCATGACAGGGACCGACTGATGTTCTTTCAGCCCCGCCTCTTCGCTAGTTGAGGGCATGCGCAGTAGCTATGGCACTCTTCTCGGGGCATGCGCAGTAGCTATGGCACTCTTCTCGGGCATGCGCAGTAGCTATGTTCCTCTTCTCAGGGCATGCGCAGTAGCTATGTCCCTCTTCCCGTCGTCAGAGAGAGACTAGCTGGGGCCAAGCGAGAGGACGATGAGGAAAAACGACACTAACTAGAAACCGTCGAGATGGATTCAAACAAGTTTCTGTGTGCTAAGAGGATGTTTATCCAGTGATGGGTGTCTGACTGAATTGTCCAACAACAAACCAGAGTCTCGGAGAGAAGACTCATCGTCTGGTGATGCCATCGATGGAGGTGATCTCTTACCACACAGCTTTTGACGCTGAATTTGGCACTAACGTTATAATATTCACTTCAAATAATTTAATCCAGTGAGATATTCATATTATATTTAAGATATGATTTGGGTGTTGTTTAACAAACGTTTCTATAAGCGTCTCTTTGTAGTTTACATTTCAGCTAGCTATAAAACATAGGTAAGTTAGCTTGGTTGTTGTTCTGGACATGTCTGAGCTAATATTTAGTAATTCACTTCATTATCGACAGTTTATCAGACGTGAAGTGCTCGACTACTGAAAACAGAAAATAACATCGACGTCCTTGCTTTGTTGTGATTTATTGTGGGACTGTCACCTTGCTTACATTAGCCATCGTTGGCTAACTATTAGGTAactattagctagctaacctCTGACTACATTAACGTTATTTATGCCTGGCTATAACAACCATCTTTCATTTAGTAGCTACACAGCTAGTCACTTCTTTGCCCTGTTACTGGCTTCGTGTTGTTCACAAGATGCATCAACAGGACTTTTCAGTAGATTCCTCTGGGTCTAGGAAGATGTCTTTCCACAATAGAAGAGGCAGTAACACCACCGGTAGTGGCGGTGCATCTGGGTCTGCTGCAGGTAGCAGTAATGTAATTCCCACTGATGATTATCAGACAACTAGCCAGGCTGGGTCCTCCTCCCCTGAGCCGCACCACCACCCCCTGAGCCTTAACCTCCCCCAGTCCGGGTCTCAGGTGAAAAAAAAGAGTGGCTTCCAGATAACTAGCGTGACCCCGGCCCAGGTCTCTGTTAGCACCAACAACAGCATAGCGGACGACACAGAGAGTTATGATGACATGGATGAATCCCACACAGAGGACCTGTCCTCCTCTGAAATGCAGGAAGTGTCCGTACCTCGGGACACCGGCGTCCCTGAGAGGAGCTCCTCGGACGAGACCCTCAACAGCCCCCATGGGGTGGAGACCCCAGGCGCAGTGTCCCCTAACGAACCCCTGAACCCTCACTCCCTACCCCAGGACCCTCACTCCCTACCCCAGGACCCTCACTCCCTACCCCAGGACCCTCCGTGCGAACCCCTGCAGCCTCAGGGCCCTCCGCAGCCTGGTAACATGGTGAATGGGACTGTGCATAATCTGCAAGAGAATGTGGTGCCAGCAGCCTTTACTGTCTCAGTGGCAGAGGGGAGTTCCTCTGAAATGGCTGGGCCCAACCAGACTCAGATGGGGCAGGGTATGGTGGAGAATACCACTGCCCAGTTTTCTGTTACCATCACTGCTGCGCCAGGCATGGATGTGTCATCCATAGTCAGTGATAGTGGTGCCCCTCCCTCTGCGGGCCCAATAATCTTTGACAGTAGTGGAGGCCGGCAAGTGACATCCAGTGGAGTAGGGGCTCTCCCTGGAGTCACAGGGCCCACCAATAGCACTCAGATTGGGATGTCAGTAGCAGTGGCACAGCCTGTGACCTCCAGCACCCAGACACAACAGACTCAGACCCAAGCCACTCCGGGTTCTCGCTTCAGAGTGGTGAAGCTGGACTCTAACTCAGAGCCGTTCCGCAAGGGAAGATGGATGTGTACTGAGTACTATGAGAAGGAGGTTCTCCCTGCcgcgcccacttctgacccagcCCCTGCACCCAGCGCTGGCGGCCCAGAGAGCCAAGCAGGGAATGGAAGTGTGGTGGCCGGTGTTGTCCAATACGGAGGCATAGAGATGGGAGCAGTGGCACCCCAGACCGCGCAGCCATACCAGCACCAGGACTACACCAGTCCTGAGACTGTCCAGAATTCTCTGCAAGCCCACATGGTCCCTCAGGACCCTAACCCTCTCCTGTTGCAGCAGACCAGCATGGTCCCCCATGGTACTCTACCAGCAGCCCCTCAGGTGAATGCCCAGGGCGCTAGGAGTCAGGCCATGCCCCAGCAGATGCCCTATGATATGGAGCATGCCCATACAGGGTACCCCACGCCCCAGTTCCCAGCGGGGCTAGTGTGCCAGACAGGCAGCCGGCCTCCAGACTTCATCCAGCCTACGGCTCCTCTCCAGTCCCAGGTCCTCCTCCCACACCCTGGCTCTCTTGGGGTGTCCATGCCTGGCCCGGCCGCTGTCCCTCAACCCCTTCAGAGTCAGCTCCAGAACCTCCCAGCTCAGCAGCTGCACCCTCACCCCCAGCACCCCTCCGCCCCTTTCGTGACCACACTCCGTGCCGACCTCCAGCCCCTCCTTACTCACAGGGTTCCCCTCAGCCACACCAGCCTGGCCCAAAGCGGGGCTCTGTACGGGGGAAGCATCCCCACCCTAACGGCATCCCAGCTGGAGGATGCCCAGAGGCTGCTGTTCCAACACCAGTCCCTGCTGACGCTGCCCCGGCTGGGGGGCCGCTCCATGGAGAGCATGGGGATGGCTGGAGATGCCAGTGCCTTAGTGGCCGCTGCTGCAAGCCTGAGGACACAGTCTGcagatggagaggaggacaggtaagGATGGATGGCCTCTGTGTTGGAATTAGAACTGTTGAAGATAGCTGAGGCTATATAACATCAGACTGCTTTAAAGGTCCAATGTAGCTGTTTTTCAGTATGACATCATAGACTGTTTTAAAGGTCCAATGTAGCTGTTTTTCAGTATGACATCATAGACTGCTTTAAAGGTCCAATGTAGCTGTTTTTCAGTATGACATCATAGACTGTTTTAAAGGTCCAATGTAGCTGTTTTTCAGTATAACATCAGACTGCTTTAAAGGTCCAATGTAGCTGTTTTTCAGTATAACATCAGACTGCTTTAAAGGTCCAATGTAGCTGTTTTTCAGTATGACATCAGACTGTTTTAAAGGTCCAATGTAGCTGTTTTTCAGTATGACATCATAGACTGCTTTAAAGGTCCAATGTAGCTGTTTTTCAGTATGACATCATAGACTGCTTTAAAGGTCCAATGTAGCTGTTTTTCACTATGACATCATAGACTGTTTTAAAGGTCCAATGTAGCTGTTTTTCAGTATGACATCAGACTGTTTTAAAGGTCCAATGTAGCTGTTTTTCACTATGACATCATAGACTGCTTTAAAGGTCCAATGTAGCTGTTTTTCACTATGACATCATAGACTGTTTTAAAGGTCCAATGTAGCTGTTTTTCAGTATGACATCATAGACTGCTTTAAAGGTCCAATGTAGCTGTTTTTCACTATGACATCATAGACTGCTTTAAAGGTCCAATGTAGCcgtttctgggtaacaattaagtagtCCTACCTTACTGTGATAGTTTTACATTTAAAATGCTATAAAAGAaacaaatagcttcttagcaaaccaaatcaaatcaaatgtatttatatagcccttcgtacatcagctgatatctcaaagtgctgtacagaaacccagcctaaaaccccaaacagcaagcaatgcaggtgtagaagcagtttctgcaatttctcaagcaagaattttgccagGACTGactggtctgagtggggaggggaagacAACTgagaactagctgttattggtagagaggtttggaactctttcttattgttctaatatactaatatactatattatacactaggcaggccaaaactccatccaaaacaggctgacatttcaggtggtcttttcaaacagctcttacactaaaagggcattatcatcattttcacaatttcatagtattattccaacctcatatatctcacacacacacacacacacacacacacacacacacacacacacacacacacacagtaccagtcaaaagtttggacacctcattccagagtttttctttattttttactattttcaacattgcagaataatagtgaagacatcaacacaatgaaataacacacataatcatgtagtaaccaaaaaagtgttcaacaaatcaaaatatattttagattcttcaaagtagccaccctttgcttgatgacagctttgcacactcttggcattctctcaaccagcttcatgaagtagtcacctggaatgtgttTCAATTAaccggtgtgccttgttaaaagttaatttgtggattttttttttccttcttaatgcatttgatccATTGGCAGTGGTTGCATATCAACTGCAATCATTTCTGGAATCAGTACTGTGATTTCTTTCTGGAATCAGTACTGTGATTTCTTTCTGGAATCAGTACTGTGATTTCTTTCTGGAATCAGTACTGTGATTTCTTTCTGGAATC contains these protein-coding regions:
- the LOC115116645 gene encoding TSC22 domain family protein 1-like; the encoded protein is MHQQDFSVDSSGSRKMSFHNRRGSNTTGSGGASGSAAGSSNVIPTDDYQTTSQAGSSSPEPHHHPLSLNLPQSGSQVKKKSGFQITSVTPAQVSVSTNNSIADDTESYDDMDESHTEDLSSSEMQEVSVPRDTGVPERSSSDETLNSPHGVETPGAVSPNEPLNPHSLPQDPHSLPQDPHSLPQDPPCEPLQPQGPPQPGNMVNGTVHNLQENVVPAAFTVSVAEGSSSEMAGPNQTQMGQGMVENTTAQFSVTITAAPGMDVSSIVSDSGAPPSAGPIIFDSSGGRQVTSSGVGALPGVTGPTNSTQIGMSVAVAQPVTSSTQTQQTQTQATPGSRFRVVKLDSNSEPFRKGRWMCTEYYEKEVLPAAPTSDPAPAPSAGGPESQAGNGSVVAGVVQYGGIEMGAVAPQTAQPYQHQDYTSPETVQNSLQAHMVPQDPNPLLLQQTSMVPHGTLPAAPQVNAQGARSQAMPQQMPYDMEHAHTGYPTPQFPAGLVCQTGSRPPDFIQPTAPLQSQVLLPHPGSLGVSMPGPAAVPQPLQSQLQNLPAQQLHPHPQHPSAPFVTTLRADLQPLLTHRVPLSHTSLAQSGALYGGSIPTLTASQLEDAQRLLFQHQSLLTLPRLGGRSMESMGMAGDASALVAAAASLRTQSADGEEDR